DNA from Candidatus Binatia bacterium:
TCGGGGACGAGCGAGCGAAAGCCGAACGCACCTTCGAAGACAATCTCCGCGCCTTTGCCGACGACCACTACGGCGCCGGGGAAAACGCCCTGACCGACCGCCTCCTTGAAGGCGTCCTCGACAGGCTGAAATAGCATCGCTCTTTATCCCGATGGCTTCATTGGACGGGCGATTCGAGCAGGCTAAGCGCCCGCGCGTTTGCGTCGAGCCTCATCTTGACGCCGAAAGGCATGAGCAGGTTCTCGTCGCCGTGACCCGCCGAGAGACCCGTCGCGACCGGGTACGGCGCATCCCGGAAGAGCTCGTGAACGATTTTTCTCACGTCCCGCTCCCCTTCTCCGTCGCAGTGGGTGAAGGTCCCAAAGACGAGACCTGCAAGGTCTTTGAGCTTTCCGGCCATTTTTAAGTGCGTGAGCATGCGCTCGATCCGATAGGGTTTTTCGGCGACGTCTTCGAGCATCAAGAGCTTGCCGCGGGTCTCGACCTCGTAGGGCGTGCCGACCGTCGTAATGACGGTGGAGAGGCAGCCGCCCGCCATCTCGGCCTCGGCGATCCCGGGCCGGATGGTTTCTCCCAGCTCTAGGCTCCATTGCCGCTTCTTTCCCAGCAACGTTCCCCAAAAAAACTCCGCGTTCGGTCCGGTCAAGCCGCGGGCCAGCTCCATCGCCACCATCGGGCCGTGAAAGGCGACCATGCCGCAGCGCTGGAGCAGCCAATTTAGCATGATACTCAGGTCGCTGTAACCGACAAAAATTTTGGGGTGACGGCGGATGACGTCGGCATCTAAGAGAGGCAGCAACTGGACCGAGCCGAAGCCGCCGCGGGCGGAAAGTATGGCGGCGATGTCGCCGCGCGTAAAAAAATCTTGCAGCGCCTTGGCGCGCTTCTCCTGGTCTCCGGCGAGGTAGCCGTTGCGTTCGAGAATATTTTCCGAGAGCTCGACGGCAAAACCGGCGCGCTCGAGCGCCTGAACGCCGGCGCGGAGCTGTTCGTCCTGGACCGCGCCCGCGGTAGCCACTACGGCGATCTTATCTCCTCTTTTTAGCGGGGCCGGTTTTTGCACCTCTACCCAGGTTCTCCACAGCATGACTCCGGC
Protein-coding regions in this window:
- a CDS encoding LD-carboxypeptidase, with protein sequence MLWRTWVEVQKPAPLKRGDKIAVVATAGAVQDEQLRAGVQALERAGFAVELSENILERNGYLAGDQEKRAKALQDFFTRGDIAAILSARGGFGSVQLLPLLDADVIRRHPKIFVGYSDLSIMLNWLLQRCGMVAFHGPMVAMELARGLTGPNAEFFWGTLLGKKRQWSLELGETIRPGIAEAEMAGGCLSTVITTVGTPYEVETRGKLLMLEDVAEKPYRIERMLTHLKMAGKLKDLAGLVFGTFTHCDGEGERDVRKIVHELFRDAPYPVATGLSAGHGDENLLMPFGVKMRLDANARALSLLESPVQ